From the genome of Arthrobacter alpinus, one region includes:
- a CDS encoding UDP-N-acetylmuramate dehydrogenase, translating into MTSQKLLSSLTTVGVGGPARNFVVATTEAEIIAAIRAADDAGEPLLILGGGSNLVVSDDGFAGTVLQIASHGFVANSEDSCGGASVVVQAGHDWDDFVHQTVLHAWSGVEALSGIPGSAGATPVQNVGAYGCEVASSIAAVRTWDREKNAVRTFTNHELRFGYRDSLLKATTVNGSPRYVVLTVEFQLLLGRMSAPVAYTELARRLGVEVGKRANSLELRRTVLALRASKGMVLDPADRDTYSTGSFFTNPIVTAEVAAALPDDAPRWPAGELTKLSAAWLIEHAGFGKGYGLLLPDGVDAGGTNGRAALSTKHTLAVTNRGSASAQDILGIARKVRDGVVRQFGIALVPEPVLVGCSL; encoded by the coding sequence GTGACTAGTCAAAAACTGCTCAGCTCCCTGACCACCGTTGGTGTTGGCGGCCCCGCACGAAATTTCGTTGTGGCCACCACCGAGGCGGAGATCATCGCGGCCATCCGTGCTGCGGACGACGCCGGAGAGCCCCTTTTGATTCTTGGCGGGGGTTCCAATCTGGTGGTCTCCGATGACGGCTTCGCGGGCACCGTCCTGCAGATCGCCAGCCACGGCTTTGTGGCGAACTCCGAGGACTCCTGTGGAGGAGCCTCCGTGGTGGTCCAGGCCGGCCACGACTGGGACGACTTCGTCCACCAAACCGTCCTCCACGCCTGGAGCGGCGTCGAGGCGCTCTCCGGAATTCCCGGCAGCGCCGGCGCCACCCCCGTGCAGAATGTTGGGGCCTACGGCTGCGAGGTCGCCTCGAGCATTGCCGCCGTGCGCACCTGGGACCGGGAGAAAAATGCTGTCCGCACCTTCACCAACCACGAGCTGAGGTTCGGCTACCGCGACTCGCTGTTGAAGGCCACCACCGTCAACGGTTCCCCCCGCTACGTGGTGCTGACCGTTGAATTTCAACTGCTGCTGGGCCGGATGAGCGCCCCCGTGGCGTATACCGAACTGGCCCGCCGCCTCGGTGTGGAGGTCGGTAAACGCGCCAATTCACTCGAACTGCGCCGCACCGTCCTAGCCCTGCGTGCGTCCAAGGGCATGGTCCTGGACCCGGCCGACAGGGACACCTATTCCACTGGATCGTTCTTCACCAACCCCATCGTCACTGCCGAGGTTGCTGCCGCCTTGCCCGATGACGCCCCGCGCTGGCCGGCTGGGGAGCTCACAAAGCTCAGCGCCGCCTGGCTCATTGAGCACGCAGGCTTCGGCAAGGGGTACGGCTTGCTTTTGCCGGACGGCGTGGACGCGGGCGGCACCAACGGCCGTGCGGCCCTGTCCACCAAGCACACGCTTGCCGTCACCAACCGGGGTTCTGCCTCGGCACAGGACATCCTGGGGATCGCTCGCAAGGTGCGCGACGGCGTCGTGCGTCAGTTTGGTATAGCACTGGTCCCGGAACCAGTCCTGGTGGGCTGCTCCCTCTAG